A region from the Candidatus Magasanikbacteria bacterium genome encodes:
- the pyk gene encoding pyruvate kinase — MNKRTKIVCTIGPACEKKSILKKMVKVGMNVARLNFSHGTHENHKQLIKNIREVAKKTGEPIAIIQDLQGPKIRLGILPKEGVEIKKGQEVIFDTSIKEYKNKVVPITYKDLHKHLKKGERILLADGKIEVKIMQVVKTKIKTKVVVSGIISSNKGLNVPDSKLKISALTKKDKEDALFGVENNVDYIALSFVTEAKDIIDLRFLIKEYEKKLKIKNDNDIRIIAKIERHEAVDNIEEIMEVVDGIMVARGDLGMEIPAERVPLVQKKLIDISLKYSKPVIVATQMLDSMQDNPRPTRAEVSDVANAVIDHTDAVMLSNETATGKYPVHTVRVMSKIISETEASDYDTLGMAMRSIKKHGNVDEIITKLSRVIAEDTDSKLILAASISGDTGRLISKYRPELPIAVGSSSKRVRRQLNLSWGVLPFILLECSSIEELVERSVSYLKKNKIIKKRDKIVVVAGEPVGKAGNINLLELKEIK; from the coding sequence ATGAACAAAAGAACGAAAATAGTTTGCACAATAGGTCCGGCATGTGAAAAGAAAAGTATTTTAAAAAAAATGGTAAAAGTTGGAATGAATGTTGCTAGATTAAATTTTTCTCACGGCACACACGAAAACCACAAGCAACTTATAAAAAATATAAGAGAAGTGGCTAAAAAAACTGGTGAGCCTATTGCTATTATACAAGATCTGCAAGGACCAAAGATAAGACTCGGTATTTTACCAAAAGAAGGTGTTGAAATTAAAAAAGGTCAAGAGGTTATTTTTGATACATCTATAAAAGAGTATAAAAATAAAGTAGTACCAATTACTTATAAAGATTTGCACAAACATTTAAAAAAAGGTGAAAGAATTTTACTAGCAGATGGTAAGATAGAGGTAAAAATAATGCAGGTTGTTAAAACAAAAATAAAGACTAAAGTTGTAGTAAGTGGTATAATAAGTTCAAACAAAGGTTTGAATGTTCCAGACTCAAAATTAAAAATTTCTGCACTTACAAAAAAAGATAAAGAGGATGCTTTGTTTGGAGTGGAGAATAATGTAGATTATATAGCACTTTCTTTTGTGACAGAGGCAAAAGACATAATAGATTTAAGATTTTTAATTAAAGAATACGAAAAAAAATTAAAAATTAAAAATGATAATGATATTCGTATTATTGCAAAAATAGAAAGACATGAGGCTGTTGATAATATAGAAGAGATAATGGAGGTTGTGGATGGTATTATGGTTGCAAGAGGAGATCTTGGAATGGAAATTCCAGCGGAGCGAGTACCTCTGGTACAAAAAAAATTGATAGACATTTCACTTAAATACTCTAAGCCTGTTATCGTTGCAACTCAGATGCTGGATTCTATGCAGGATAATCCAAGACCAACAAGAGCAGAGGTTTCAGATGTGGCAAATGCTGTAATAGATCACACAGACGCTGTAATGCTTTCAAATGAAACAGCAACGGGAAAATACCCAGTCCACACTGTAAGGGTTATGTCTAAAATAATAAGCGAAACAGAAGCTTCAGATTATGATACTTTGGGTATGGCGATGCGTTCAATAAAAAAACATGGAAATGTGGATGAGATTATAACAAAACTTTCTAGGGTTATAGCAGAAGATACAGACAGTAAGTTAATTTTGGCGGCTTCAATTTCTGGTGATACAGGTAGGCTTATAAGTAAGTATAGGCCAGAATTACCAATAGCTGTAGGATCAAGCTCTAAAAGAGTGAGGCGTCAGTTAAATTTGTCGTGGGGTGTTTTACCTTTTATTTTGTTAGAATGTTCTTCTATAGAAGAGTTGGTAGAGCGCTCAGTATCCTATCTAAAGAAAAATAAAATAATCAAAAAAAGAGATAAAATTGTTGTTGTAGCAGGAGAACCTGTAGGGAAGGCTGGAAACATAAATTTATTAGAATTAAAAGAAATTAAATAA
- the nrdR gene encoding transcriptional regulator NrdR produces MHCPVCSSKETRVVDSRIIQDGMAVKRRRECEKCSYRFSTKEETELLDLVVIKGDGKREAYLRNKLEKGLLVSLSKRPYTQEKLDRMVHSIERSIQKRKKREILSKDIGEIVMKHLKKFDKVAYVRFASVYRSFEDVEGFQDTVNALSPKKRKRK; encoded by the coding sequence ATGCATTGTCCAGTCTGCTCTTCAAAAGAAACTAGGGTTGTAGATTCTAGAATTATACAAGATGGAATGGCTGTAAAAAGAAGGCGAGAGTGTGAGAAATGTTCCTATCGTTTTTCCACAAAAGAAGAGACAGAACTTCTAGATCTTGTTGTTATAAAAGGTGATGGAAAGAGAGAGGCATATTTGCGAAATAAACTAGAAAAAGGTCTTTTAGTGTCTTTAAGTAAGCGTCCGTACACCCAAGAAAAATTGGATAGAATGGTCCATTCAATAGAAAGGTCAATACAAAAAAGAAAGAAAAGGGAGATATTAAGCAAAGACATTGGTGAGATTGTAATGAAACATTTGAAAAAATTTGATAAGGTTGCTTATGTTAGGTTTGCGTCTGTTTATAGGTCATTTGAGGATGTAGAAGGTTTTCAGGATACTGTAAATGCACTTAGTCCAAAAAAAAGAAAAAGAAAATAA
- the infC gene encoding translation initiation factor IF-3, giving the protein MRISRKKRPDKPVLPHFKINSFITAPEVRLLDEDKKYIGILKLSEALEKAREADVDLVEVNPKSDPPVAQLMDFKHFKYQKEKEARKQKIRSRAGELKGIRLSIRIGKHDMEIRKKQAQKFLDRGDKVKVDVILKGAEKGKAHLAFEILKKFFAELSETVDIKFEQQPQKQRHVVSAIINKK; this is encoded by the coding sequence ATGAGAATTTCTAGAAAAAAAAGACCGGATAAACCAGTCTTACCACATTTTAAAATAAATAGTTTTATCACCGCACCAGAAGTGCGTCTTCTTGATGAAGACAAAAAATATATTGGCATTTTAAAATTAAGTGAAGCTTTGGAAAAAGCAAGAGAAGCAGATGTAGATTTGGTAGAGGTAAATCCAAAATCAGATCCGCCTGTTGCACAGTTGATGGACTTTAAACATTTTAAATATCAAAAAGAAAAAGAAGCACGAAAACAAAAAATAAGATCTCGTGCTGGTGAACTAAAAGGGATACGCCTATCTATTAGAATTGGTAAACACGATATGGAAATTCGCAAGAAACAGGCACAAAAATTTCTAGATCGTGGTGATAAGGTAAAAGTTGATGTGATACTAAAAGGTGCTGAAAAAGGGAAGGCCCATTTAGCCTTTGAAATATTGAAAAAGTTTTTTGCAGAACTATCTGAGACTGTTGATATAAAGTTTGAACAGCAACCACAAAAACAAAGACATGTTGTAAGTGCAATAATCAATAAAAAATAA
- the rplT gene encoding 50S ribosomal protein L20, which translates to MSRVKRGTQHVKRRKSILKRVKGFKYGRKKLLKLAKTADTKAGAYAYRDRRNKKREMRRLWTIRINAALKEFDMSYSKFIGAMKTKNILIDRKVLSEIADKKPEVFKSIVEATK; encoded by the coding sequence ATGTCAAGAGTAAAAAGAGGAACACAACATGTAAAAAGAAGAAAAAGCATTCTAAAAAGAGTGAAAGGTTTTAAATACGGAAGAAAAAAGTTACTGAAACTTGCAAAAACAGCTGATACAAAAGCTGGAGCTTATGCTTACCGCGACAGAAGAAACAAAAAAAGAGAAATGCGTAGATTGTGGACAATTCGTATAAACGCAGCTTTAAAAGAGTTTGATATGAGTTATAGCAAATTCATTGGAGCAATGAAGACTAAAAATATCTTGATAGATAGAAAAGTGCTTTCTGAAATAGCAGACAAAAAACCAGAAGTGTTCAAAAGCATTGTGGAAGCTACAAAGTAA
- the ftsA gene encoding cell division protein FtsA — MRKNRNKIELITGLDIGSTAIRIAVAQQMTNKNGDRELQLVGVVEIPSEGVHKGTVSSIEETVSSISDVLEKIERLIGVPVTHAWVGMAGFDILSQDSAGVIAVAKSDGEISSEDIRRAIEASQNMVIPANYELLHVLPRNFTVDGQTGIKDPTGMTGIRMEVSAQIIHGVTSHINNLKRAVYRAGLDIEDIVLSVLATGEVVTTQKQKELGSIVINIGGATTSIIVYEGGDILHTAVIPIGSEYITNDLALVLKTSIDVAEKVKIEWGNCVPESISEYETIDLFNLGSKEHEEVTLRLIAEIVGTRVSEILEKVDQELMKIDRSGLLPAGAILTGGGAKINGLIELTKEELRLPATLGYPIGIQSAPEEANDLAFSTAIGLVKWGSVIQNSGLKSSNKLIAPVKVWQVVRKIFNSFIP; from the coding sequence ACAGCTATTAGAATAGCTGTAGCTCAGCAGATGACAAATAAGAATGGTGATCGTGAATTGCAGTTGGTGGGTGTAGTAGAGATTCCATCAGAAGGTGTACACAAAGGCACTGTCTCAAGTATAGAAGAGACAGTTTCTTCTATTTCAGATGTTTTGGAAAAAATAGAACGCCTTATTGGTGTTCCTGTAACACATGCTTGGGTTGGTATGGCTGGATTTGATATTTTATCGCAAGATAGTGCTGGTGTTATAGCTGTTGCAAAGTCAGACGGTGAAATTTCCAGTGAGGATATTAGGAGAGCAATAGAAGCATCTCAAAACATGGTAATACCTGCAAACTATGAGTTATTACATGTATTACCGCGCAATTTTACAGTAGACGGACAAACAGGTATAAAAGATCCTACAGGTATGACTGGAATAAGAATGGAAGTGAGTGCACAAATAATACATGGTGTTACCTCCCACATAAATAATCTTAAAAGGGCTGTGTATAGGGCTGGCTTAGACATAGAAGATATTGTGCTTTCTGTTTTGGCAACCGGTGAAGTCGTTACCACGCAAAAACAAAAAGAACTCGGATCTATTGTTATAAATATAGGCGGAGCAACTACAAGTATAATTGTGTATGAAGGTGGCGACATACTTCATACAGCTGTAATCCCTATAGGTTCAGAGTATATTACAAATGACCTTGCTTTGGTTCTTAAAACTTCTATAGATGTTGCAGAAAAAGTAAAAATAGAATGGGGTAATTGTGTTCCTGAGTCTATATCTGAATATGAAACTATAGATCTATTTAATCTTGGTAGTAAAGAGCACGAGGAGGTAACACTAAGGCTAATAGCAGAGATAGTCGGCACAAGAGTGAGTGAGATTTTAGAAAAAGTAGATCAGGAGCTTATGAAGATTGACAGGAGTGGACTACTCCCTGCTGGGGCAATTCTAACTGGAGGCGGTGCAAAAATAAACGGATTGATAGAGCTCACAAAAGAAGAGCTAAGATTGCCTGCTACTTTGGGGTATCCAATAGGAATTCAAAGCGCACCAGAAGAGGCAAATGATTTGGCTTTTAGTACGGCGATTGGGTTGGTAAAGTGGGGTTCTGTTATACAGAACTCTGGGCTAAAAAGTAGTAATAAACTTATAGCACCTGTAAAAGTTTGGCAAGTAGTGAGGAAAATTTTTAATTCATTTATTCCTTAG
- a CDS encoding MFS transporter — MKRIIRVYLFLLFISHFGIAIVFSTYVIFLQRHGLSLFEVNIVNIVYAISVFLFEVPTGAVADLYGRKNSFLVSSVFMFLGCLLYGLFDSMTGFIIAEILLAIGSTCASGSFEAWVVDELEKLGYGNDLKSLMSKSASTIHIAIISGVLFGGLLADILGLNILWFLSALFNLITLLLSYFLMKETVMYKSETKNTCLQITKKGYKQIKASKLLKAVIILDLILVFIIQAPNMQWQPLFSPLLGDSMFSLSLLFIALMVSALIGSTLVGLSKKLGGKIRLLKMVILYGSLLVIFTALFQDLYIMIIVFLAHELCRGLFVPIKFALIHENAESKQRATVVSLFNMIRSLGGAVGLFVFGYLTVFFSIRTVWVIAGLSAFILLFFYYLWDKNKNTV, encoded by the coding sequence ATGAAACGAATTATAAGAGTTTATCTATTTTTATTATTTATTTCACATTTTGGAATTGCAATAGTTTTCAGTACCTATGTTATCTTTTTGCAAAGGCATGGTTTAAGTTTATTTGAGGTAAATATAGTAAATATTGTATACGCAATCAGTGTATTTTTATTCGAAGTGCCAACTGGAGCAGTTGCAGATTTATATGGTAGAAAAAATTCATTTCTTGTTTCATCTGTATTTATGTTTCTTGGGTGTTTACTCTATGGGCTTTTTGATTCGATGACTGGATTTATAATTGCAGAGATATTGTTGGCAATTGGATCTACTTGTGCGAGTGGGTCTTTTGAGGCTTGGGTTGTGGATGAGTTAGAAAAACTTGGATATGGTAATGATTTAAAATCGTTAATGTCTAAATCTGCATCAACAATACATATTGCAATTATTTCTGGTGTACTATTTGGAGGTTTGCTAGCGGATATTTTGGGGTTAAATATACTTTGGTTTTTGTCTGCTTTGTTCAATCTTATTACATTACTTTTATCTTACTTTCTAATGAAAGAAACTGTAATGTATAAAAGTGAAACAAAGAATACTTGCTTGCAAATAACAAAAAAAGGTTACAAACAAATAAAAGCAAGTAAATTATTGAAAGCTGTAATTATTTTAGATTTAATTTTAGTTTTTATAATTCAAGCTCCAAATATGCAATGGCAACCGCTATTTTCTCCTTTACTCGGTGATAGTATGTTTAGTTTAAGTTTACTATTTATAGCACTTATGGTTAGCGCACTTATTGGGTCAACATTGGTTGGTTTAAGTAAAAAACTTGGCGGAAAGATTAGATTACTCAAAATGGTTATATTATATGGCTCTTTACTTGTTATTTTTACTGCTCTTTTTCAAGATCTTTATATTATGATAATTGTTTTTTTAGCACATGAATTGTGTAGGGGTTTGTTTGTGCCTATTAAGTTTGCTCTAATTCATGAAAATGCAGAATCTAAACAGCGTGCAACTGTAGTATCATTGTTTAATATGATAAGAAGTTTGGGTGGTGCTGTTGGTTTGTTTGTATTTGGTTATCTGACAGTATTTTTCTCTATTCGCACAGTTTGGGTTATTGCAGGATTAAGTGCGTTCATTTTATTGTTCTTTTATTACCTTTGGGATAAAAATAAAAACACCGTTTAA
- a CDS encoding RNA polymerase sigma factor yields MQDFCKNKTDEELVKLSLQKQDYFLCLMEKYEGRLISYVMRISSFNREDAEDVLQEVFVKAYFNLNNFDTKLKFSSWIYRITHNQTISQFRKNKVRPLFYFEENDLILLIDKFNLSKEVDDGFLKEKVLEVLQKMDKKYSEVLVLKFLEDKDYKEISDILKKPTGTVGTLINRAKTKFKNEFLKYEGKSQ; encoded by the coding sequence ATGCAGGATTTTTGTAAAAATAAAACAGACGAAGAATTGGTAAAATTATCCCTGCAAAAACAGGACTATTTTTTGTGTCTAATGGAAAAGTACGAGGGCAGGTTGATTTCTTATGTTATGCGTATTTCTAGTTTTAACAGAGAGGATGCTGAAGATGTTTTACAAGAAGTTTTTGTAAAAGCTTATTTTAATTTGAATAATTTTGATACAAAACTAAAATTTTCATCTTGGATTTATAGAATTACCCACAATCAAACTATTAGTCAGTTTAGAAAAAACAAGGTGCGTCCTTTATTTTATTTTGAAGAAAATGATCTAATTTTACTTATTGATAAATTTAATTTATCAAAAGAAGTGGACGATGGTTTTTTGAAGGAAAAAGTTTTAGAAGTTTTACAAAAAATGGATAAGAAGTATAGTGAAGTTTTGGTTCTTAAATTTTTAGAGGATAAAGATTATAAGGAAATTTCAGATATTTTGAAAAAACCAACAGGAACTGTTGGAACTTTAATAAATAGGGCAAAAACTAAATTTAAAAATGAATTTTTAAAATATGAAGGAAAATCTCAGTAA